The genomic window GAATTGACCAGAAAAACGGTGGCACAGTAGTTGCTCCGAACATACTAGGAGCCAAAATAGCTGGTGATGTTACAGTGAACGTACATGTGGTGAGTGTCTGATCATTAAAATACCGTAATATTgtttgtaatattattatatgCTGTTTATAttgatgtgtatgtttttttccaGCCACAGGTGTCTCACTCTACCTCAATAAACAACAATGGTAAGACTGAGAAAAGAGATGTCAAAACTCTTGCTCAATAAAACTGTTCAAGTGCAAATCTTCTGTTAATCGCATGACTTTGTCCTGATTTTTAGAAATTCTTGAGAGCGTAAAGAATAAGATTAAATTAAGGATGATGAAGGAGTCTGAGAGGATTTTGGAGGGAAGTGCACAACAGTCAGTTTCTCTAAATAAGATCTACACACAACTGTTTATCATTGATGATTCGAACCCCAAAGATAAAGAACACGAAATCTGGCAGATTGAGACGATGAATGATTTAAACACATCAGGGCAGACAGTCATAACCTACAATGAAATTCTTAAACCGCCCTTGGATGAAAAAAGAACCATGAAGATTGTTTTAACAAAAGGAATTGCCGGAATCGGGAAAACGGTCACTGTGCAGAAGTTTGTCCACGACTGGGCTAGCGGAAAAGCCAATCAGGATCTAGAGCTTGTTTTTCTGCTCCCATTCCGAGAGCTGAACTTGCTTGAGGAAGACAACCAGAGTCTGTTTGACCTGCTTTGTGCCTTTTACCCAGAGTTCAATGAGGCGAAACCAATCTCTGACTGGATATGTGATAGAAAAGTTCTGTTAATCTTAGATGGCCTGGATGAATATAAAAATGAACTGAGCTTTCAAACCAGCATTTTGTCAGATGTTACTAAAAAAGCCACAATGGATGTCCTCCTAGAAAACCTTCTAAGAGGAAAACTACTTCCATCCGCACACGTGTGGATCACCAGCCGGCCTGTGGCAGCTGAACAGCTTCCAGCTGAGATCTTCAAACAGGGATATGTCACGCAGATCAGAGGATTCATAGATGAACAAAAGAAGGAGTACTTCATGAGGCAGTTTGAAGATCCAGATCTAACCCAAAAAGTCACCTGTCACCTGAAGTCCCATAAGAGCCTGTGGATATTGTGCCACATACCTCTCTTTTGTTGGATTTCATCGGttgttctgaaaaccatcattAAAAGTCAAAATACAGACAGGGACATGCCCTCAAATCAGACAGAAATGTATATCCACTATCTGCTCATTCAGACTGGGTTGAGCCACAACAAATATCAAGGGCAAAACGTGTCACAAGAAGATGCTCTCATACAGCACAAAGAACTGATTAAGAAACTGGCAGCGTTGGCATACTGGAAGCCGAAGGAACAGAATTCCATGTTCAGTAAAGAAGACTTGAGGAAATACTGTATCACCCCTGATGAAGCTCTCCGATATCCTGGCATCATTATCCGTGTCTCTGAGTGCATGTTTGGATATAACAGAACTAAACTTTTCAGCTTTGTCCATCTCAGTGTCCAGGAATTCTTTGCAGCCTTGTTTGTTTTTCATGAATTTCTATCAGGAAATCAAGAGTCCCTTGGACTAACTAAAGCAAAAAGGGGGCAAAAGTCTAACTTGTCAGATTTTCTCAAAAGCGTGATTGATGTGGCTGTGGAAAGCACAAACGAACACTTGGATCTTTTTATCTGTTTTCTCTTCGGAATTTCTTGTGATTCCAGCAGACGAATACTTGAAGGACTCCTGCCTCGATTGGAAGACAGTAGTTTAGAAGATCACAAAAAGGTGACCAAGTACATTAAGTGTTTGTGGAGGAAAGATCTGTCCCCTGAGAGATGCTTAAGTCTTGTTCGTTGCATCGTGGAGCTCAAGGACAGGTCTTTTTTGCAGATGCCAGATCTCGAACACTCACGGACCAAAAAGACCCTCACACTGTTTCAGTGCACGCTTCTGGCTTTCCGGTTTCTGATGTCAGATACAGACCATGATGAGTTTGTCCTCAGGAAATTCAACATCACTTTAGAAGGATTTCAGAGATTCTCTCCAGCCATTACATGCTTCAGACAGGCTATGTAAGTATTACAAAAACATCTGTAAAAATCTTCATAATCTATTTTAATAGTCTGACAAAATTTACAtgcaaaattgtaaaaatattgacaGGCTCAGAGGAAGCGGCTTTACAGAGAAACACTGTGATATCCTGGTGCCTTTCCTGACCTCACCAAACTCTCACCTGACTCATCTTGATCTGAGCCACAATAGTCTGGGACTGTCTGCACTGAAGCAACTTTCCAGGGCCTTCTGTGATCCTAAATGCCAGATTCAGATGCTGAACCTCAGCCACAACGATCTCCATAGTCAGGACATGGAGCTCATCAAGGATGTGATTTCAGGATCAAATTTGAATCTGAAAATCCTGGACCTCAGTGACAATCATCTAGAAGATGAAGGAGTGAAAATCCTTTCAGCTGGGCTGCGGAGTGCTAAGTGTCATCTTGAAGTTCTGAAGTAAGTAAAACTAATGGCAAACATCAAGGTCAAGACACGTGAGTTAAAAAGCAGTTAAATAGATGTTATAAGGGCATAAGAATAtgcaacacattctcactcccaactcgtaACATATTCATGCTTGATCAGAAACATTTGGCATCACTTTTTGATACACAGGGTAAACATAATTTTTTGATTTGCATGGTCCTCCAAAGGAGTATTATTTTGAATGAGAAGTGAACGCTTTAAAGGATTTTTAAGGGATCAGTGATTAAAACGAtttacaccgtgttccaaattattacgcaaatgatatctttctctggttttcataattagtcaatgcaaatgacagtcagtataatttttaagtcatcaaccattagggtataattcgaattttattgaacgaacctcctaatgataaaaaactgaaaatgcactgttccacattattatgcacaacagagttaaaatattgtataggttgtaaagaactgaaaatgggcatttgctgaatttgcagcattaggtggtcatatttactgaaatcaaaagctatttcaatcaaaaacatcctaactgggcaaattacatcttaccataggaccccttctttgatatcgctatcacaattcttgcatccattgaatttgtgagtttttggagagtttctgattgaatttgtttgcaggatgccagaatagcctcccagagctgctgttttgatgtgaactgcctcccaccctcatagatcttttgcttgaggatgctccaaaggttctcaatctggttgaggtcaggggaggatggtggccacaccatgagtttctcatcttttatgcagatagcagccaatgacacagaggtattatttgcagcatgagatggtgcattgtcatgcatgaagatgattttgctacggaaggcacagttcttctttttgtaccatgaaagaaagtggtcagtcaataactctacatactttgccgaggtcattttcatacctttagggatcctaaaggggccaaccagctctctccctatgattccggccaaaaacgccacctccttgttgtggtcgcagccttgttgggacatgttccatccactactccatctatctgaagcatccaaagatgcacaacactcatcagtaaacaagactgtttgaaaatgagtcttcatgtatgtctaggcccactgcaaccgtttctgcttgtgagcattggttaggagtggccaaatagtaggtttatgcacaactgcaagcctctggaggatcctacaccttgatgttcgcgggactccagaggcaccagcagcttcaaatacctgtttgctactttgtaatggcattttagtagctgctctcttaatctgatgaatttgtctggcagaaaccttcctcattctgcctttacctgcacgaacctgtctgtgctctgaatcagcctcaaatctcttcacagtacaatgatcacgcttacgttttcgtgaaatatctaatgttttcataccttgtccaaagcattgcactattttgcgcttttcggcagcagagagacctttttctttcccatattgcttgaaacctgtggcctgcttaataatgtggaacatccttcttaagtacttttcctttaattgggctcatttggcaaactatttatcacaggtgtctgagatgcatttcagtgatccaaagagccatgagacacaataccatccatgagtttaattgaaaaacaaaaaactgtgtgtttatgacacttacatccaatttgcataataatttggaacgcggtgtaaagTATATCGTATGGCTTTAGAAGACTTGAAATGCAACATGACTTGTTTGTAATTCTTCTATACAGctttttatggtcagtttttgaaataaatacctGTGACTACttctgtcaggaccactatcATCAGATAACTTACAATTAGCATACATTTTAGGTTAGGGGTATGGTTCTGTTCTGGGTAAACACTCCCTGCCCATCCATGCAGCCTAGCATGGATAGGAGCAGGGAGAGCATAAATAACCCCCCTATagggtaaacagaacagaaccaaTATTAATGATTAATGTAGCAGATATCATTAATGTTATAAGTGATTATttaatttaacaacataattCAGTGGTctgacttaacaaaaaaaaaaaaaatctaagtcaaGTCTTTACTACACAAGGAGGGGAATTGGGGATGGAGGTGGGTGATTAGCTCCTGAGGAAAGTGATAGCTGCTGAATAATGACTGAAAGGACCTTATATAGGGAATTATGATTGGTGTCATATTCCTCTAAGTAGACGTGAATCAGCTGAACTAATGCTCCGCTCCATTTTTATTTGGGGATTCATTTGGGATTAGGTGCTCCAATGAAAGTATAAATTTATATCAAATGATTCCTATTTtcacaaatgcatgcaaaccattaaatAAAGGCAAACAACTAAAAGCAAAAAAGTGACGCTAAAGGGGTAACCTGGCCTGTGCGTTAAAAATATGATGCTAAAGGGGTACCTTGAGCATCAAAAAGCaacgccaaggggtcctgaccaagcgtcaatatgtAACGAGTTGGAAGTGAGAATGTGTTGGAATATAGTACTGTTACAGTGAGACGGTCGGTTTTATTTGCAAGCTTTATTTATATTACAAACAGACATGGTCAAAAACAGGCGGGGGTCGGGCAACAGCAAACAGATATAACAGATATAAAGACACAAGAGTAATATGAGACAGGCAAGGGTCGATAACAGTAGCAAACGTAATCCAACGGGGCGAGACAAAAGAGTAATCCAAAAAGACAGGCAGGAGATAGAAGAAACCAGACAGGGCATACAAACAATGAAACACAGGAACGCTTTGTAAGGTTGCATGGGCTTGTATATACACACGTTAGGTGATTGGTGGCGGGTGAAAGACCAGTCTGTGCAATGGGAGATGGGAAGTGTAGTCCGGGGTGATGTATGAAAGTCAATGTAATGAGCAAACAACCTCCAGTGGTGAGCAGACGGAAGGACACGGGCAGGGTTTGTAACAAGTACATTTATAAAGACGTTCGGTGTCTGAAGTATGTAATGTTGATTTTATAGTGTGACCTTTTGTTTAAACAgcataaaatgacatttttggtTTGATAATTGACTGGTATTTTCAAATTACTGGTAGTAATTAATCTAAACAAAAATCTGATTTTGCTTTATAGACTTTCAGGCTGTCAGATTAAAGAAGGAGTTGTGAAGTTGCTCTCGTCGTTGAAAGACAgtctgagagagctggacctgcGGTATAATGACCTTGGAAACATCGTGGAAAAGAAAGTTCCCCAACTGAAGGACAGGCTGCCCTCACTGAGGTAATTTAGCTTTTATCTGGTGTTGGTTTGTGTGGATGGTTGGAATGAACATCGACTAAATCCCATGAAAATGTGTTTCCCATAATTGTGCGATGATGTGATACTAGTCTTAACATACTAACCCATACTAACTCTAACTCTAAATCTAACTCTAACTAGAATTTACACTGGAGGAGTCTGCAGTCACCAACCAGGACTGTACAAATGTGAGTTTAAACATGGTTCGACATAAAGATTGTAGGTTAAAATGTAGATTAATGTTATTTGTAGATGCTGTAACTGCTTCACCATGTTTAACACCTTTTTACATCTCATTTTAAAAGGTCTAGCAGTGTGACAGATACATGTATTGAAGTGCAAAAATGATGTTTCTCTAATTTACAGTTTATAAAAACCTGCCCACATTACAATAATGAAAGAATAACAATAATAtgtttaaagtagttttagatGGTGCTGCTAGAGACAACATGGGAACTTCTTGCTAATGCTGATTGTAGATATTTAAGCTAAAAATTTTTGATCTTTGATTTTAGATGCTGTCACGCTCACTTTTGACCCTCAGACAGCTAACGGATACCTGCATCTGAATGAGAACAACACAGTAGCTGTTTGCAAGAGGGAGAAGCAACAGCTTCCTGCTAATGATGAAAGATTTGACAAGTGCGTCCAGGTCCTGTGCTGCCAGCCGTTGTCAGGACGCTGCTTCTTTACGGTGGATGTGATCGGGACAGGTGTGCACATAGGTGTGGCTTGTAAGGGAATCAAAAGGAAGGGTGCGAATGACACCGTACGTCTGGGACGCAATAAGATGTCGTGGTGTTTATGTTGCTCAGAAAAAGTATGTGTGGCTCATGACAAAAAAAACGAATCACTAACTAAACCACTTCAAACAGAGTCCATCAGAAAACTCGGGGTATTCCTGGACCGGGAGGCTGGTTCTGTTTTCTTCTATAGGTTGAGCCCAGACTCAGAGCCTGAACTCTTGTACATGTTTGATGCAGATTTTCCTGAGGACCAGGAACTTTATCCTGCATTCAGTATTCAGGAACCAGACAGCTCAGTCCATTTAAGGCAAGAATCACTATAACTATATATGTAGTAAGTGTAGTTTGTTTAAGTGATTAGACTTACGATATTCACCTGGCAGACATTCTTGTGTTACATTTCAGTTAAAATGTCTGCAGTTTTGTATATCTCAGTGTAACTGGATTCCTTTAACCAAAAATAAAGCTGTATTAATTAGATACAATGCAGTTTCTATGTACTGGACTAATTTTTCAAATCTGCCATCCTAAAACAATGTtcttactttcttctgtgtaacaattaaataaatagtcAAAGGAAATTTCACAaggtttttaaattaatttctaCAGTTAATGGGGTCCAATGTTTTTTGGCTCTGGAAGGAGCATCACATAAGAAGCTTCTGGTTTTTGCCTCACTCTCTCATTTTTGTGTAGAGTGGGATTGGATTATTGTATTCCCATAGCTTCCACACCTCCATAGCTTTATTGAGAATTCAATTTCCAatcatttattgatttttatttgtgtTGTTTTTCCTAAACTTGATTTGTTTTCAAACAAATACTTCGTCTTTATTGTGGTATGAGGCCTTCTCTATGTTGTGATTTTGAGCCGGGTGATAACAGCTCCCAACATttcttttggtgaactatccctttaagaatgcaATATGTTGCATAGAAAGCCAATTCATATTCAGTTTAGTTTAAGAATTCAAGAAAGTTTAAACTCAAAATAAATCGTTTCAAAGGCTCTAAAATATGAATATGATTCCCCACAACAAGTACATTTGCCATCTCCATGCTTGCCAACAATTGCCAGCCCATAATTCAATGTGCAGGGAGTGACCCAGCCTTAATCTAGAGATCACACTATCCCTCCTctcttaatttatatttaatgtttGATTTAGTGtaggctgtattttttttttaagtgtcttcAGTTAATTCCCCCTGCCCATTCTTTCTGCCATACTTGATTTATCTTCTCCTGAATAATATTTTTGCACTCAACTCTCTGAAACATAACATTCAGCTTAACTTCATTCTCAAGTTTGGCATTCTTTCTGATATGCATTGTCAGCTGTGAGGCCTTTTATAATGAGGTGTGTGCCTTTTCAAATCAAGTCCAAACGGTTTAATTTACTACAGGTGGACTCCAATCAAGGTGTAGAAACATCTCAGCAAAGATCAAGTGAAATGGGAGGTACCAAATCTCAAGTGTTTTTGCAAAAGGTTTAAATATATACTTACAGGGTTTCTACAGATATCAACAAGTGAGACTTTTTAAGACCATCTtaaatgaaatttaagaccgaacccTGTAACGGAATTACACATTATATTCTCCTATTGGTTTGCTGGCGTGATCTTTACAATGAGAAACAGTAGAACAGCCGATGGAAGCGCGTTAACTCGTCATAACATAGTTCAGAATTAATTCCATACTTTTAAATGTACGTAATAATCTGTGTGCAAAAACTAGCTAAATAAAATTTAGTAAGTAAGTTTGACTTGTCTTTCTCAGTGAACTCATAGTTGTCATACTTGTTTTTGCCTACTAGTGGGGAAGTAGGTTCCTGTTGCTTTTCAGCAGGTCAGGACTTGTTTTCTAGGACGGCTAAAAACATGCTGTACCATACTATAGCTTGCCACTGTATGGCTGGATACAAAAGTGTACAAAACTGTTAGCcttttgttgatttttatttttattttttgtttttatgtacTTCAATTCAGAGGGAGCCAAGTGAAGTTTTGCGACAACATTTGAAGAATATGAAACTCTTTAGGATTATATTGTGGAGTGTAATAGGTAAGGTCTCTTCTtgctataataatattttaccatTTGAATGTTGAGCCAGTCCGGTTCTACGGGATTTTAGAAGCTCAAACGAAATCACTAGGAGTTGTAATAAAAGCATTTATTGCAGATTTGGCAAACTATCCGGTGAGTTATTGTTTGCGCTCTTTGAGAGATTTGTTTCCCTTCTTTTTTTGCAGTTTTGAGCAAACCAATCACAGATATGTTTTAACCTCTTGAAAGCAACAGcgaaatactagtgttctaatcattttggccaccactatacAGTATATATCATTCTTCGCATATGACAGACATCAATTAAGCTTATCTTATGGTATGCATTCTTCAAAGCATTTCAAGTACAACAGCTCTATATGTAACATACAGAAGACCTAAACGAGATAATTCTGGTTTCTGCATGTGACGTTTAGCATTaatcctatttatttatttgagatgGACATGAGCTGGCATAATTTTCCTGGGCTGGTGTCTTCTTTCCTGTAGTGAATAAAAAAATTTGTAATCAATGTAGCAGCAAAACCGACAGCTTGAtgacaatatacagtacatgttcactgtaaaaaaaaaaaaaaaaaaaaattactctggGGGGTATTAAATACAACCCATAAAAAAGGTAAGTTTTTACGTAAGTATATTAGTCGTTTCCCATATATATAATAATGGGTAAATTCTACCATCACTACCTATTAGTTTACAGTAAAAAATGCAACACAAAAGAATAAAGTAATATATACTGAAAAATATTCACattaatattcaaaatatttatataaaaacacattacTGGTGCTCCAGCACCACAGAGTACGCATACATCAACATTCACTATCCTCTTCCGCCAAGAGGTGGcaacaactgaacgtttgaatcATTTCTTCAGGAAATATCAATAGTGAAACGAAAAGAAAGTCTTTATTTATTAAGACACTGACtcattgtcatgatctgggctgtggggtttcccaggtcgctgttccccttgcactgcacttccctgattgtttactcctgtcttgtcattagcactgattacactcacacctgctcacgaTTAtccggactataagaactctcatttcccactcatcattctggctgcattgtcttctgtgtggtttgttacTTATCCTGGCTCCTagaccgtgtttcctgttttgtttatctttggttttgtattcaagtcgtgttggccttttgtttgttcattgtttatttttgtttatttaataaattctcttcccccgcatttggacccagatctcatcACTtccccgtgacagaatgcagccagcaaagaTGGGTCCAGTGGGGAGGATTATTTTTGAGGAGCCGGCGATCACTTGCTCTGTTCCCGAGGCGggggggatgtccttcgaggcggcgtcggccgctcgttttGAATTCAtatacgcctgcctggcggcgatggatgtCTGTAGCGCCGAGGCTGTGCGGAAGTGCTCCTGCTTTGCAGTGGGGGTGGAGACGCTGTTTCGCGGAAAGTGTTTCCACTATCTCGGTCCCTGAAGcagcggcgtccgctatctctgttcccgatgtgGCGGCGTACGCTAGCGTTGTccccgaggcggcggcgtccgctatccctgttcctgacgcggcggtgaccgcgctctctgttccggacgcggaggtgaccgtgctctctgtgcTGGACCTGCCGGTGAgcacgccctctgttcctgacgcggcggtgaccgcgctctctgtgctGGATGTGACGGTGACAACGCTCTCTGTGCAGGAAGTggcggtgaccgtgctctctgtgcTGGATGTGACGGTGACAACGCTCTCTGTGCAGGAAGTggcggtgaccgtgctctctgttctggatgtggcggtgaccgcgctctctgtgccAGACGTGGCTGTGACCACGCTCTCTGTGCCGGATATGGtgttgaccgcgctctctgtgctGGACgtgccggtgaccgcgctctctgttccggacgtgccggtgaccgcgctctctgtgcaggaagtggcggtgaccgcgctctctgttccggacgcggagatGACCGTGCTCTCTGTGCTGGACCTGCCGGTGaccacgccctctgttcctgacatgccggtgaccgcgctctctgttcc from Garra rufa chromosome 7, GarRuf1.0, whole genome shotgun sequence includes these protein-coding regions:
- the LOC141338886 gene encoding protein NLRC3-like, translated to MMEKIADLTVVKKTIIDTLHKEDQYHENFRIDQKNGGTVVAPNILGAKIAGDVTVNVHVPQVSHSTSINNNEILESVKNKIKLRMMKESERILEGSAQQSVSLNKIYTQLFIIDDSNPKDKEHEIWQIETMNDLNTSGQTVITYNEILKPPLDEKRTMKIVLTKGIAGIGKTVTVQKFVHDWASGKANQDLELVFLLPFRELNLLEEDNQSLFDLLCAFYPEFNEAKPISDWICDRKVLLILDGLDEYKNELSFQTSILSDVTKKATMDVLLENLLRGKLLPSAHVWITSRPVAAEQLPAEIFKQGYVTQIRGFIDEQKKEYFMRQFEDPDLTQKVTCHLKSHKSLWILCHIPLFCWISSVVLKTIIKSQNTDRDMPSNQTEMYIHYLLIQTGLSHNKYQGQNVSQEDALIQHKELIKKLAALAYWKPKEQNSMFSKEDLRKYCITPDEALRYPGIIIRVSECMFGYNRTKLFSFVHLSVQEFFAALFVFHEFLSGNQESLGLTKAKRGQKSNLSDFLKSVIDVAVESTNEHLDLFICFLFGISCDSSRRILEGLLPRLEDSSLEDHKKVTKYIKCLWRKDLSPERCLSLVRCIVELKDRSFLQMPDLEHSRTKKTLTLFQCTLLAFRFLMSDTDHDEFVLRKFNITLEGFQRFSPAITCFRQAMLRGSGFTEKHCDILVPFLTSPNSHLTHLDLSHNSLGLSALKQLSRAFCDPKCQIQMLNLSHNDLHSQDMELIKDVISGSNLNLKILDLSDNHLEDEGVKILSAGLRSAKCHLEVLKLSGCQIKEGVVKLLSSLKDSLRELDLRYNDLGNIVEKKVPQLKDRLPSLRIYTGGVCSHQPGLYKYAVTLTFDPQTANGYLHLNENNTVAVCKREKQQLPANDERFDKCVQVLCCQPLSGRCFFTVDVIGTGVHIGVACKGIKRKGANDTVRLGRNKMSWCLCCSEKVCVAHDKKNESLTKPLQTESIRKLGVFLDREAGSVFFYRLSPDSEPELLYMFDADFPEDQELYPAFSIQEPDSSVHLRQESL